A region from the Ammospiza caudacuta isolate bAmmCau1 chromosome 4, bAmmCau1.pri, whole genome shotgun sequence genome encodes:
- the FBXW7 gene encoding F-box/WD repeat-containing protein 7 isoform X3: MNQELLSVGSKRRRTGGSLRGNASSSQVDEEQMNRVVEEEEQQQRRQQEEQHIGRNGEIGAEEPGFDDRHESQQEQLEENNNRLITVDEDSTCNQEEDDDEHAGDQEEEVEEEEEMDQDSDDFDQSDDSSREDEHANSNSVTNSNSLMDLPIHQSSPFYVKTKGTEVYAF, translated from the coding sequence ATGAATCAGGAACTGCTCTCTGTGGGCAGCAAGAGGCGACGAACTGGTGGATCTCTTCGAGGTAATGCCTCCTCAAGCCAAGTAGATGAGGAGCAGATGAATCGGGTGGtagaagaggaggagcagcagcaaagacGACAACAAGAGGAGCAGCACATTGGGAGGAATGGGGAGATAGGAGCAGAAGAACCTGGATTTGATGACAGGCATGAATCTCAGCAGGAGCAgttagaagaaaataataatagacTTATTACAGTGGATGAGGATTCCACTTGTAACCAAGAGGAAGATGACGATGAACATGCTGGTGACCaagaggaggaggtggaagaggaggaggaaatggaCCAGGACAGTGATGATTTTGATCAGTCTGATGACAGCAGTAGAGAAGATGAACATGCTAACAGTAATAGTGTCACAAATTCCAACAGCCTCATGGACTTGCCCATTCACCAGTCATCGCCATTCTATGTGAAGACAAAG